A genomic window from Silene latifolia isolate original U9 population chromosome Y, ASM4854445v1, whole genome shotgun sequence includes:
- the LOC141633454 gene encoding ras-related protein RABC1-like, with product MDTSPEFDYLFKLLMIGDSGVGKSSLLLSFTSDTFEDLSPTIGVDFRVKYVNMGDKKLKLAIWDTAGQERFRTLTSSYYRGAQGIIMVYDVTRRDTFTNLRGVWAKEIDLYSTNQDCIKMLVGNKVDKESDRVVTKKEGIDFAREYGCLFIECSAKTRANVQQCFEELVLKILDTPSLLAEGSAGGKKNIFKQKPPEDDASTSGCC from the exons ATGGATACGTCGCCGGAATTCGACTATTTATTCAAGCTGCTGATGATCGGAGATTCTGGCGTCGGAAAAAGTAGTCTTTTGTTGAGTTTTACTTCCGACACTTTCGAAGATCTTTCTCCTACTATCG GTGTTGATTTCAGGGTTAAGTATGTAAACATGGGGGACAAAAAATTGAAGCTTGCCATATGGGATACAG CTGGTCAAGAAAGATTCAGGACATTAACAAGCTCATATTACAGAGGGGCACAAGGAATCATCATGG TATACGACGTAACTAGGCGGGATACATTTACTAATCTCCGTGGTGTATGGGCAAAGGAGATTGACCTTTACTCCACCAATCAAGACTGTATCAAGATGCTTGTGGGAAATAAAGTTGACAAG GAAAGTGACAGAGTTGTGACAAAGAAAGAGGGAATCGACTTTGCTCGAGAATATGGATGCCTATTTATTGAATGTAGTGCTAAGACTCGTGCAAATGTGCAACAATGCTTTGAGGAGCTTGTTTTGAAG ATTTTAGACACTCCCAGTTTATTAGCCGAAGGCTCAGCAGGTGGGAAGAAGAACATCTTTAAGCAAAAACCACCCGAAGACGATGCATCTACTAGTGGCTGCTGTTAA
- the LOC141633453 gene encoding uncharacterized protein LOC141633453 translates to MVEVKREEKADEEVAKPENCHSKVQHNPGARKGKSCKGTLYFSSILKSKGKNPHCVGFTRSLQQVPNYIVSESEVEASKEGRSLTDFRYACVGYSVYLDNKGAQTTGNQKPRAELPVCVGLELLVDKRPADHSAPTHVSAQEGDRATPQARPQKTPQFTTEEFLTRFTRNAVLVASGVARNMCKVGHYVKESVDDILYKRPK, encoded by the exons ATGGTGGAGGTGAAAAGAGAAGAGAAAGCTGATGAGGAAGTTGCAAAACCTGAAAATTGTCATTCAAAAGTGCAGCATAATCCCGGAGCAAGGAAGGGTAAATCATGCAAGGGTACCCTTTATTTTTCTTCCATTCTCAAATCCAAGGGCAAAAACCCTCATTGCGTTGGCTTCACTCGTTCCCTTCAACAAG TGCCCAATTATATAGTGAGTGAGTCTGAAGTCGAAGCTTCTAAAGAAGGGCGGAGTCTTACGGATTTCAGGTATGCTTGTGTTGGATACTCCGTCTATTTGGACAACAAAGGCGCTCAAACGACCGGAAATCAAAAGCCTCGAGCAGAGTTACCTGTTTGTGTTGGTCTTGAG CTCTTGGTGGACAAAAGACCCGCAGATCATTCAGCCCCCACTCATGTATCTGCCCAGGAAG GGGATCGTGCAACTCCTCAAGCTCGTCCGCAGAAAACACCCCAATTTACGACGGAAGAGTTTCTTACGAG ATTTACAAGAAATGCTGTCCTGGTTGCATCTGGAGTAGCTAGGAACATGTGCAAAGTCGGACATTATGTCAAAGAAAGTGTCGATGACATACTGTATAAGCGCCCCAAGTGA